From one Lycium ferocissimum isolate CSIRO_LF1 chromosome 7, AGI_CSIRO_Lferr_CH_V1, whole genome shotgun sequence genomic stretch:
- the LOC132064629 gene encoding kinetochore protein NDC80 homolog, giving the protein MYSTLEEGAHFSFFNFKITMRGAGRRRTNSVVPDRRHHPPPTPINFSTGNRDSDASFASSRPSSIGINSRSSAIPISDRSYQLSAMRTINAYLSSHSLPNLKAPLPSAKDITETLKFILSRFGFSSLESHKLEDNLQSLLKSLNCPVKLNKSALRAPGTPHSWPSLLAAIHWLVQLCKFDDYKLSSGQPFALENKELNYTIESYLHYFRGKDEQVDELDRQFIEEVEQERERLVEKVNVLEGNVKAQEEKLDAMRTGPTEREVLEKEKNALEEDVKKFHAIIEQLEGHIVTMEKMVDEKVKGLETKVVEKESICAENEELKKRVEEQGINSRDADRMKRELHAVERDIEGIENQRIEWEEKAWDLDSSIGNMYKKLEELMIECNQSLRRLKLGNEFQYQLNPQGSSPAEVLGIDYKKPLKPTLASFEDEMKKSSMGKMEELISLQQQSVEKATKVESKRNRLAALQAHIDNLEAQLDLVKKERQDFTSNCAAEARRLVEEVETETRKLDQVEREAADFLKASKAKLQETIAQTEEDVQLCARELFAVVDSVSKYKEYITSKVTMMKNDLAETAGAIADMHKVGLPGSDAVH; this is encoded by the exons ATGTATTCAACCCTAGAAGAAGGCGCccatttctcatttttcaatttcaaaatcacAATGAGAGGTGCCGGACGCCGTCGTACGAACTCTGTAGTGCCTGATCGGCGACATCATCCACCGCCAACTCCGATCAATTTCTCCACCGGCAACCGTGATTCCGACGCTAGTTTCGCTAGTAGCCGCCCTTCATCTATCGGTATTAACTCCCGTTCCTCTGCTATCCCTATATCTGACCGTTCATATCAACTCTCTGCTATGCGTACAATTAACGCTTATCTTTCCTCTCACTCTCTCCCTAATCTCAAAGCTCCTCTCCCTTCTGCTAAAGATATCACCGAAACCCTAAAATTCATCCTCTCTCGTTTCGGGTTTTCCTCGCTAGAGTCGCATAAACTTGAAGATAATTTACAATCCTTACTGAAATCCCTAAATTGCCCTGTGAAATTGAATAAATCTGCGTTACGTGCCCCTGGGACGCCTCACTCTTGGCCTAGTTTACTTGCTGCTATTCACTGGCTTGTTCAGTTGTGTAAATTTGATGATTACAAGTTGAGTTCGGGTCAACCGTTTGCTCTTGAGAATAAGGAGTTGAATTATACTATTGAGAGTTATTTGCATTACTTTAGGGGGAAAGATGAACAAGTTGATGAATTGGATCGTCAATTTATAGAAGAGGTGGAACAAGAAAGGGAAAGGTTGGTTGAGAAAGTGAATGTTTTGGAAGGGAATGTGAAGGCTCAAGAGGAGAAGTTGGACGCGATGAGGACGGGGCCCACGGAAAGAGAGGTgttggagaaggagaagaacgCGTTGGAGGAAGACGTTAAGAAGTTTCATGCGATAATTGAACAGTTAGAAGGGCATATAGTGACAATGGAGAAGATGGTGGATGAGAAAGTGAAAGGGTTAGAGACTAAGGTTGTAGAGAAGGAGAGTATTTGTGCGGAGAAcgaggagttgaagaagagggTGGAGGAGCAAGGGATTAATTCTAGGGACGCAGACAGGATGAAGAGGGAGTTGCACGCTGTGGAAAGGGATATTGAGGGTATTGAGAACCAGAGGATTGAATGGGAGGAGAAGGCTTGGGACCTTGACTCATCGATTGGGAACATGTATAAGAAGCTTGAGGAGCTAATGATCGAGTGCAACCAATCTTTAAGGAG GTTAAAGCTAGGAAATGAATTTCAGTATCAATTGAATCCCCAAGGGTCCTCTCCAGCGGAGGTATTAGGTATAGATTACAAAAAACCATTAAAGCCCACTCTTGCATCCTTTGAAGATGAGATGAAAAAGAGTTCCATGGGGAAAATGGAAGAGTTGATATCTCTCCAGCAACAGTCAGTTGAGAAGGCTACGAAAGTAGAGTCAAAGAGGAATCGTCTAGCTGCTCTCCAGGCTCACATTGATAAT TTGGAAGCTCAGTTGGACTTGGTAAAGAAGGAAAGACAGGACTTCACATCTAATTGTGCAGCAGAAGCTAGAAGGCTAGTTGAGGAAGTTGAAACAGAGACTCGGAAGTTGGATCAGGTTGAAAGAGAGGCGGCAGACTTTCTGAAG GCGTCAAAGGCCAAATTACAGGAAACAATTGCACAAACTGAGGAAGACGTGCAGCTATGTGCCCGTGAACTCTTTGCCGTCGTTGATTcagtttcaaaatataaagagtaTATCACGTCAAAAGTTACCATGATGAAGAATGATCTTGCAGAAACTGCCGGGGCTATAGCAGATATGCATAAAGTCGGTTTGCCTGGCTCTGATGCAGTCCACTGA